One Cylindrospermum stagnale PCC 7417 DNA segment encodes these proteins:
- a CDS encoding 3-oxoacyl-ACP synthase III family protein, whose protein sequence is MKNYPVGIRSLALSFPSNICTNDYYRQKYPDLVAQSEQKSLARLFSLDESTPSNEFDQEMMPYLSDPFRGAVERRILAPGESSLTLECRAAQDALDAANFSVEDIDLAIVTSFGTEEIVAGNAAFLVNQLGLRCAAWNLNSMCSSAMVALQTASTLVQAGEYRNILVVTSCAYSRLLDERDTISWITGDGAGAIVISKLKANQGILGSKTVHSAETCSTFHTEIAEDSQGNLRLFMKTGKGANRVISNTSADFVLRCCQGAAAAANVTIAQIDFFIFNTPTAWFAKFSARILGINPERTINLYPQYGNIGPVLPLANMYHAARSGKIHENDLVLVYSFGASANATATVMRWGDVALSPTTSCQEFGIEMTFA, encoded by the coding sequence ATGAAAAATTATCCTGTAGGCATTCGCTCTTTAGCATTGAGCTTTCCCAGCAACATCTGTACAAATGATTACTATCGCCAGAAATACCCAGACCTAGTTGCTCAATCCGAACAAAAGAGTTTAGCTAGACTGTTTTCACTTGATGAATCTACTCCCAGCAACGAATTTGACCAAGAAATGATGCCTTATCTTTCAGATCCCTTTCGGGGTGCTGTTGAGCGACGGATACTTGCTCCAGGTGAGTCATCGCTCACCCTAGAGTGTCGTGCCGCACAAGATGCCCTAGATGCAGCAAATTTTTCTGTAGAAGATATTGATTTGGCGATCGTTACCTCTTTCGGTACTGAGGAAATTGTTGCTGGTAATGCTGCTTTTCTCGTCAATCAGCTGGGCTTGCGCTGTGCAGCTTGGAATCTTAATTCCATGTGTTCAAGTGCTATGGTTGCATTGCAAACTGCTAGTACATTAGTGCAAGCAGGAGAATACCGCAATATTCTAGTAGTTACTTCCTGTGCATATTCTCGGCTGCTTGATGAGAGAGATACTATCTCATGGATCACTGGTGATGGTGCTGGAGCCATTGTAATTAGTAAGCTTAAAGCTAACCAAGGAATTCTCGGCAGTAAAACCGTTCATTCAGCAGAGACTTGCAGCACTTTTCACACTGAAATTGCAGAGGATTCTCAGGGTAACCTACGACTGTTTATGAAGACGGGCAAAGGAGCAAATCGAGTCATTAGCAATACATCTGCTGATTTTGTTCTCAGGTGCTGCCAGGGTGCAGCAGCAGCAGCAAATGTAACAATCGCTCAAATAGATTTCTTTATTTTTAATACGCCGACTGCTTGGTTTGCCAAATTCAGTGCCCGTATACTGGGCATAAACCCAGAACGCACCATCAATCTCTACCCCCAGTATGGCAACATCGGGCCTGTACTTCCCCTGGCTAATATGTATCATGCTGCGAGATCAGGTAAGATTCATGAAAATGACTTGGTTCTCGTCTATTCCTTTGGTGCATCAGCAAATGCCACCGCAACCGTAATGCGTTGGGGTGATGTAGCCTTAAGTCCTACTACTTCTTGCCAAGAATTTGGTATTGAGATGACTTTCGCATAA
- a CDS encoding SDR family NAD(P)-dependent oxidoreductase, with protein MDLQLQGKRVLITGSTSGIGEAIAKALAKEGARVVVHGRNEKEANRVAQEIAANGGKGFVAIGDLATDTGADESVDKALSILGAIDILVNNTGTYFMSGWMNSTSSQWVDLYNINVVSMVRTIQLLIPRMRELGWGRIINMASSVATQPTPMADYSATKAAILNLTVSLAKELAGTGITVNAVSPGPIVTPTLTEIMLQIGSMQGWGTDLKQIEQHLLKGMMSNPTGRLGTVEDVAHLVTFLSSPLTSYINGANLRVDGAWASSIN; from the coding sequence ATGGATTTACAACTACAAGGAAAACGTGTCCTCATCACTGGTAGTACCTCTGGTATTGGTGAAGCTATTGCTAAGGCACTAGCAAAAGAAGGAGCGAGAGTAGTGGTGCATGGTCGAAATGAAAAAGAAGCTAATCGTGTTGCTCAGGAGATTGCAGCTAATGGAGGAAAAGGGTTTGTTGCTATTGGTGATTTAGCTACTGATACAGGAGCAGATGAATCAGTAGATAAAGCTTTATCAATTCTTGGGGCTATAGATATTTTGGTTAACAATACAGGTACTTATTTCATGAGTGGTTGGATGAACTCAACATCCAGCCAATGGGTGGATCTATACAACATTAACGTTGTTTCAATGGTACGCACCATTCAATTACTAATACCGCGAATGCGAGAACTTGGTTGGGGACGTATTATTAATATGGCTAGTAGCGTAGCCACACAACCAACGCCTATGGCTGATTATTCGGCAACCAAAGCTGCCATCCTGAACTTGACAGTGAGCCTGGCAAAAGAACTAGCAGGAACAGGAATTACAGTGAATGCGGTCAGTCCTGGCCCAATTGTCACACCCACTTTGACCGAAATCATGCTTCAAATTGGTTCAATGCAGGGATGGGGTACAGACTTAAAGCAGATTGAACAGCACTTGTTGAAAGGGATGATGAGTAATCCCACTGGTCGGCTGGGAACTGTTGAAGATGTAGCTCATTTAGTTACTTTTCTTTCTAGTCCCCTTACTAGTTACATTAACGGTGCCAACTTACGTGTGGATGGTGCTTGGGCATCATCTATTAACTAG
- a CDS encoding tyrosine-type recombinase/integrase: MTLSLVHVSNYRQAISQLSPALAEAKLITLWLDGKADSSVQAYQRYVKHFLRFLRKPLRQITYEDLVEYSTQFSTQSASTRRIYLAAVKSLISFAHKIGYLPFNVGMALKLGEIPDAINERYLDEADIKLMVRAAEAMVGNAKTAKRQAIAHRNVLIVKLLYQAGLRSHELCQLTWGDLSARGDSGQVYVRQGKGNKSRTILLKSKLWTELMVFKGDAIPTDAVFTSQKGGHLERQNLHPIIKVVAAAAGLSEKVSCHWLRHAHGSHAAERGVNPVLIKDTLGHSNLAITDRYLKARPNDSSALKLMDV, translated from the coding sequence ATGACTCTTTCTCTGGTTCACGTCAGCAACTACCGCCAGGCAATCTCACAACTATCCCCGGCCCTTGCGGAGGCGAAGTTGATTACTCTGTGGTTGGATGGTAAGGCGGATTCATCTGTCCAGGCTTATCAGCGTTACGTTAAGCATTTTCTGCGGTTTTTGAGAAAACCCTTGCGCCAAATTACTTACGAGGATTTGGTGGAGTACAGCACCCAGTTCTCGACACAATCTGCTAGCACCAGGCGCATTTATCTGGCGGCGGTTAAAAGTTTGATTAGTTTTGCTCACAAAATTGGTTATCTGCCCTTCAATGTGGGGATGGCGCTGAAATTGGGAGAAATACCCGATGCGATTAATGAACGCTATTTGGATGAAGCAGATATTAAACTGATGGTACGGGCGGCAGAAGCGATGGTAGGTAATGCTAAAACTGCTAAACGGCAGGCGATCGCTCACCGGAATGTGTTAATTGTGAAATTGTTGTATCAGGCAGGCTTGCGATCGCATGAGCTGTGTCAGTTAACTTGGGGGGATTTATCAGCTAGAGGTGATAGTGGGCAAGTGTATGTGCGGCAGGGTAAAGGTAACAAGTCGCGCACGATTTTGCTGAAATCAAAGCTGTGGACAGAATTGATGGTATTTAAAGGGGATGCCATTCCCACAGATGCTGTGTTTACCAGTCAAAAGGGGGGACATCTAGAACGGCAGAATCTCCATCCGATTATCAAGGTGGTGGCAGCCGCAGCGGGTTTGAGTGAGAAAGTCAGCTGTCACTGGTTGCGCCATGCCCACGGGTCACATGCGGCAGAACGGGGGGTTAATCCAGTGCTGATTAAGGATACTTTGGGTCATAGCAATCTAGCTATCACTGACAGGTATCTTAAGGCTAGACCCAATGATAGTAGTGCTTTGAAGTTGATGGATGTCTAA
- a CDS encoding thiamine pyrophosphate-dependent enzyme, giving the protein MLEEMGVQYAFGVSGGAIVPLWHALQHSSIRVLHFRHEAGAAFAATEAYFASDSVRGACALHSALRRNRPIVVFVTTGPGITNALTGLFAARWEGAKVIFVSASTSTSQRGRWACQETSTYTMPSTGIFTSESLFHYAHTLESDDELPEVYRRLALGLAQPGGFVAHLSIPTNLQTSLVKTALSRVNLCYSPPAASEETIAECARLLSPGTFAIWVGFGARGAAAEILQLAERTGAAVMCSPRAKGIFPENHPQFVGVTGFAGHRSVLTYMQKYRPLRVLVLGTRLGELTSFWNPVMIPVQGFVHVDIDPNVPGTAYPDVDTFAIQSDVGMFVKALLKHFPQPQSQADFSRHVEKLTPNLTPQPPVGKGEKSKPLSSQKRGFSDTLKSQQSQEPMMVLPRTERQQINPRINGLVRPKVLMDAIQQVIVEESDAIVMTEAGNSLAWGNHLLQFTQPTRYRASTGFGSLGHFVTGVVGATLAGNRKAVAIVGDGAMLMNSEISTAVRYQIPAVWIILNDGRYNMCGQGSTLQGFTGMDVEIPQVDFVKLACAMGADGIRVESESDIQTALEKAIASPVPFVVDVIIDPHEPVPIEGRIDSLISQGITNS; this is encoded by the coding sequence ATGCTAGAAGAGATGGGAGTGCAATATGCATTTGGTGTTTCAGGGGGAGCAATTGTCCCTTTATGGCACGCTTTGCAACATAGTTCTATTCGGGTGCTGCACTTTCGTCATGAAGCGGGAGCAGCTTTTGCAGCTACTGAAGCATACTTTGCTAGCGATAGCGTTCGCGGAGCGTGTGCCTTGCACTCAGCGCTCCGAAGGAATCGCCCTATTGTGGTGTTTGTGACTACCGGGCCGGGCATTACTAATGCTTTAACAGGTTTATTTGCGGCTCGTTGGGAGGGCGCAAAGGTAATTTTCGTCTCAGCTTCTACCTCTACATCTCAGCGGGGACGGTGGGCTTGTCAGGAAACCAGTACTTATACTATGCCGAGTACAGGAATTTTTACCTCAGAATCTCTATTTCATTATGCACATACCCTCGAATCTGATGATGAACTTCCAGAGGTCTATCGCAGGCTAGCTCTGGGTTTAGCCCAACCAGGTGGCTTTGTAGCACACTTGAGTATTCCCACCAATCTGCAAACAAGTTTAGTTAAGACAGCATTGTCACGAGTTAATCTCTGTTATTCTCCGCCCGCCGCCAGTGAAGAAACCATTGCAGAATGTGCGCGGTTGTTGTCGCCTGGGACATTTGCTATCTGGGTTGGCTTTGGTGCCAGAGGTGCAGCAGCAGAAATTCTTCAGCTGGCTGAGAGGACAGGGGCTGCCGTCATGTGTTCGCCGCGTGCCAAAGGTATTTTTCCAGAGAACCATCCTCAGTTTGTGGGAGTCACAGGCTTTGCTGGACATAGGTCTGTTTTAACTTATATGCAAAAGTACCGTCCTCTGCGAGTGCTGGTACTAGGAACGCGCCTTGGTGAACTCACTTCATTTTGGAATCCAGTCATGATCCCTGTGCAAGGTTTTGTGCATGTTGATATCGACCCAAATGTCCCAGGAACTGCATATCCAGATGTTGATACGTTCGCTATTCAGTCTGATGTGGGAATGTTTGTTAAGGCATTGCTGAAGCACTTCCCTCAGCCTCAAAGTCAAGCTGACTTTTCACGTCATGTGGAAAAGCTAACGCCAAACCTAACCCCCCAGCCCCCCGTAGGGAAGGGGGAGAAATCAAAGCCTCTCTCCTCGCAGAAGAGAGGTTTTTCGGACACCCTGAAAAGTCAGCAAAGTCAAGAACCTATGATGGTATTGCCTCGGACTGAGCGTCAACAAATTAATCCCCGAATCAATGGCTTGGTACGACCAAAAGTACTCATGGATGCAATTCAACAGGTGATCGTTGAAGAGAGCGATGCCATAGTGATGACCGAAGCGGGTAATTCATTGGCATGGGGAAATCATCTGCTGCAATTTACTCAACCGACTCGTTACCGAGCTAGTACAGGATTTGGTTCTCTGGGGCATTTCGTCACGGGTGTTGTTGGTGCAACGTTAGCAGGCAATAGAAAGGCAGTGGCCATTGTTGGGGATGGTGCAATGCTCATGAACAGTGAAATCAGCACAGCGGTGAGATACCAGATTCCTGCTGTCTGGATTATCCTCAACGACGGACGTTACAACATGTGCGGTCAAGGATCAACCTTACAGGGTTTCACAGGTATGGATGTAGAAATTCCGCAGGTGGATTTTGTGAAACTTGCCTGTGCTATGGGAGCCGATGGTATTCGTGTGGAAAGTGAATCTGATATCCAAACTGCCCTTGAAAAGGCGATCGCTTCTCCTGTTCCGTTCGTAGTTGATGTGATTATCGATCCGCACGAACCTGTCCCTATAGAAGGTCGGATTGACAGTTTGATTTCACAAGGCATAACAAATTCATAG